A region of the Streptococcus suis genome:
ACCTTGTCACTATTGTCAAATTTGGATTGACTGGGTTGTCAACTTATTTCAGTCTAAAGGGTATCCATAAAAATTTGAAAGAAGAATGGGCACTATTACTCGCTACTAGTTTTTCTCTGATGAGTTTTAGTACAAGTCAGTTAGAAATAAACAACTGGCTAGACGTTTTTTTACTCCTCCCACTCGTTCTTCTTGGATTGCATCGATTATTAAAAAAACAGGGTCCGATTCTCTACTACATAACATTAACATGCTTGTTTATCCAAAACTATTACTTCGGTTATATGGTGGCTATTTTTCTAACATTATGGACATTGGTTCAATTATCATGGATAGATAGTCAGAGAATCAAAAGATTTATCAACTTTACAATAGTGTCAATTTTATCTGCTCTAAGCAGCATGTTCATGTTGTTGCCAACCTATTTGGATTTAAAAACTCATGGTGAGACATTTACAAAAATTGTCAACCTAAAAACCGAGGACTCTTGGTATCTGGACTTCTTTGCAAAAAACTTAGTTGGTAGCTTTGATACAACAAAATTCAGTTCTATTCCCATGATCTCTGTTGGTCTCGTTCCATTAATACTCGCTTTACTATTCTTTACATTAAAAGAAATAAAACCAACTGTCAAACTCTCCTATGCTCTATTCTTTACATTCATTATTTCAAGTTTCTACCTACAACCACTCAATCTTTTTTGGCAAGGTATGCATGCGCCAAACATGTTCCTCTATCGTTATGCATGGGCTCTATCAATAACCGTTATCTATTTAGCAGCAGAGACATTGGTACGACTACGTCAAGTAAGTATTAAAAATTTTACTCTAATTGTTTCATTTTTACTCATTTGCTTTACTTCTACCTTTATTTTTAGAGATCATTATGAGTTTCTAACGGATGTAAATTTCCTACTCACACTAGAATTTCTAATAGCCTACTTCATTCTTTTTGTAGCAATGATTCGCTATAAATCATCCTTAAAATGGATTAATATTGTTTTATTGTTCTTCACTTTCTTAGAACTTGGATTACATAGCCATTATCAGGTTCAGGGGATTTCTGATGAATGGCATTTTCCTAGCCGATCAAACTATGAAGAAAAATTGACAGATATTGACAGTATTGTAAAGTCTACAAAGACTACAACTGATTCATTTTATCGTATAGAACGTCTATTACCACAAACTGGCAATGATAGCATGAAATTCAATTACAACGGTATTTCTCAATTCTCCTCCATTCGAAATCGTGCTTCCAGCTCAGTACTAGATAAGCTCGGTTTCCGTTCAGACGGTACCAATTTGAATCTTCGTTATCAGAATAATACAATTATTGCTGATAGCCTATTCGGAGTCAAATATAATTTAGCTACTACGGACCCAAATAAGTTTGGTTTCACACTGAATCAGAGTCAGTCTACTATTAATCTTTACGAAAAT
Encoded here:
- a CDS encoding copper ABC transporter permease; the protein is MKKIFTKTSIYYLLSFLIPLTIISIVLAFQGIWWGSDTTILASDGFHQYVIFNQTLRNTLHGDGSFFYTFTSGLGLNFYALSSYYLGSFLSPIVSFFDLQSMPDAIYLVTIVKFGLTGLSTYFSLKGIHKNLKEEWALLLATSFSLMSFSTSQLEINNWLDVFLLLPLVLLGLHRLLKKQGPILYYITLTCLFIQNYYFGYMVAIFLTLWTLVQLSWIDSQRIKRFINFTIVSILSALSSMFMLLPTYLDLKTHGETFTKIVNLKTEDSWYLDFFAKNLVGSFDTTKFSSIPMISVGLVPLILALLFFTLKEIKPTVKLSYALFFTFIISSFYLQPLNLFWQGMHAPNMFLYRYAWALSITVIYLAAETLVRLRQVSIKNFTLIVSFLLICFTSTFIFRDHYEFLTDVNFLLTLEFLIAYFILFVAMIRYKSSLKWINIVLLFFTFLELGLHSHYQVQGISDEWHFPSRSNYEEKLTDIDSIVKSTKTTTDSFYRIERLLPQTGNDSMKFNYNGISQFSSIRNRASSSVLDKLGFRSDGTNLNLRYQNNTIIADSLFGVKYNLATTDPNKFGFTLNQSQSTINLYENSFNLGLALLTKGIYKDVNFTNLTLDNQTNFLNQLTGLSQKYYHTLSDVVSQNTVELSNRMTVNKVDNEDAAKATFLVNIPANSQVYLNLPNLTFSNENQKKVVITVNNQSSEFTLDNAFSFFNVGSFTTDVQVQVDVYFPENNQVSFDKPQFYRLDLLAFQQAISILQEKQVVTKTDGNKVTVDFVTDKEASLLLTLPYDKGWNATIDGKPIKIQKSQEGFMKVDVSPGQTKLVLTFVPNGFYLGLLISFGAVFVFFSYQFIGYYYSKNREY